A region of Fibrobacter sp. UWP2 DNA encodes the following proteins:
- a CDS encoding bifunctional indole-3-glycerol phosphate synthase/phosphoribosylanthranilate isomerase: MSEDILSKIVRMRKADIERLGLNFGIDIPEKRRVGHTEFLSNAGAILEVKRASPSKGDIAPDLDPVGLATTYAEAHAQAVSVLTESNFFKGSLRDLIAVADLMEKRRQQGLHTCAVLRKDFLLYEDEIDIAYRCGADAVLLIARILDDEQLVKMAKRAQSFDMQAFVEVRETDDFRKLKIVTEALSNAAAKTIVAGVNSRDLATFHTDPLVPASVRSKLPAKAVFESGIHTPADADYARSLGFTGILVGEAVAKNPPLAKDVVSAFESGCENAKGRFWKKFAERRDALRISHASRPLIKICGITREEDGLLAAELGADMLGFVFSTTKRLTNENFVRGFATKIRADRSPENIPLLVGVITDPNSPEGQTAIRLAHEGVLDAVQFHGTAPSAADTTLAHYCAARIGDASDFEQVASLRKNGEPRVMLDAKVEGIPGGTGKTIPESLLHEKAGDIPLWLAGGITPENVTAICEKFQPELVDVSSGVEDTPGIKSTEKLRRLFAKK; encoded by the coding sequence ATGAGCGAAGATATTCTTTCAAAAATCGTGCGCATGCGCAAGGCCGACATCGAACGGCTGGGTCTGAATTTCGGCATCGATATTCCGGAAAAACGCCGCGTCGGCCACACGGAATTTCTCAGTAATGCGGGAGCCATTCTGGAAGTCAAGCGCGCATCGCCATCGAAGGGCGATATCGCTCCGGACTTGGACCCGGTTGGGCTCGCGACGACTTACGCCGAAGCGCATGCCCAGGCGGTTTCGGTGCTGACCGAAAGCAATTTCTTCAAAGGCTCGCTCCGCGACTTGATTGCGGTTGCAGACCTGATGGAAAAGCGCCGTCAGCAGGGGCTACACACCTGCGCCGTTCTCCGCAAGGACTTCTTGCTGTACGAAGACGAAATCGATATCGCCTACCGTTGCGGCGCCGATGCCGTTCTTTTGATTGCGCGCATCCTGGACGACGAACAGCTCGTGAAGATGGCAAAGCGTGCGCAGTCTTTTGACATGCAGGCGTTCGTGGAAGTCCGCGAAACCGACGACTTCCGCAAACTGAAAATCGTGACGGAAGCCCTTAGCAATGCCGCGGCAAAGACGATTGTCGCTGGCGTCAACTCGCGCGACCTCGCCACATTCCACACCGACCCGCTGGTCCCTGCAAGCGTCCGCAGCAAGCTCCCGGCGAAGGCCGTCTTTGAATCGGGCATCCACACGCCGGCCGACGCCGACTATGCGCGCAGCCTCGGCTTTACGGGAATCCTGGTGGGCGAAGCCGTCGCGAAGAACCCGCCACTCGCGAAGGATGTCGTCAGCGCCTTCGAAAGCGGATGCGAAAACGCAAAAGGCAGGTTCTGGAAAAAGTTTGCGGAACGTCGCGATGCCCTCCGCATCTCTCACGCGAGCCGTCCGCTCATAAAAATCTGCGGCATCACCCGTGAAGAAGATGGCTTGCTCGCTGCCGAACTCGGCGCCGACATGCTCGGTTTCGTATTCAGCACCACAAAGCGCCTCACGAACGAAAACTTCGTGCGCGGTTTTGCCACGAAAATTCGCGCGGACCGCTCGCCCGAAAACATCCCACTCCTCGTCGGCGTCATTACCGACCCAAATTCTCCCGAAGGGCAAACTGCCATCAGGCTCGCGCATGAAGGCGTTCTCGATGCCGTACAGTTCCACGGAACCGCGCCGTCAGCCGCCGACACCACCCTCGCCCACTACTGCGCGGCCCGCATAGGCGATGCCTCCGACTTCGAGCAGGTTGCCAGCCTCCGCAAGAACGGAGAGCCGCGCGTCATGCTAGATGCGAAAGTCGAAGGCATTCCCGGCGGTACGGGCAAGACTATCCCCGAATCGCTCCTGCACGAAAAAGCGGGAGACATCCCGCTATGGCTTGCGGGCGGTATCACGCCCGAGAATGTCACCGCAATTTGCGAGAAGTTCCAACCCGAACTCGTTGACGTTTCGAGCGGCGTCGAAGACACGCCCGGAATCAAGAGCACAGAAAAACTACGGAGACTGTTCGCAAAAAAATAA
- the trpB gene encoding tryptophan synthase subunit beta, giving the protein MNTTSDNGFFNKFGGKYVAEIIRRPLDDLEAAFSKYMNDPDFLEELRVIQRDYIGRETPLYYAPTATKLLGGAQIYIKLEGLANTGAHKINNAIGQCLLAKKMGKTRIIAETGAGQHGLATAAACAKLGLECVVYMGEVDVRRQQPNVATMELYGAKVVPVTSGSRTLKDAVNEAMRDWATNFATTHYVLGSALGPAPFPDIVRTFQSIIGQEVKRQAAERNIDIAAVVACVGGGSNSIGIFTPFINDANVRLIGAEAGGIGPNVGENASRMTGNASREGIVQGYKSRFLIDEDGQSMPTRSISAGLDYMGIGPQLAALGESGRVEFTSILDKEALEAVSFFAKNEGILFALESAHAGAAAMKIAKELPEDKALVINMSGRGDKDVFITSPVFRPEKWKEFLRAELKRLEANQDIHDAETMQCAVRNV; this is encoded by the coding sequence ATGAACACTACATCTGACAACGGTTTCTTTAACAAGTTCGGCGGCAAGTATGTTGCCGAAATCATCCGCCGCCCCCTAGACGACCTGGAAGCGGCATTCAGCAAGTACATGAATGACCCGGATTTCCTCGAGGAATTGCGCGTCATCCAGCGCGACTACATTGGCCGCGAGACGCCGCTATACTACGCCCCCACGGCAACCAAGCTCTTGGGCGGTGCTCAGATTTACATCAAGCTCGAGGGTCTTGCAAACACGGGCGCCCACAAGATCAACAACGCCATCGGGCAGTGCCTACTCGCCAAGAAGATGGGCAAGACCCGCATCATCGCGGAGACGGGAGCAGGTCAACATGGCCTTGCCACTGCAGCCGCCTGCGCCAAGCTCGGTCTCGAATGCGTCGTGTACATGGGTGAAGTCGACGTGCGTCGCCAGCAGCCGAACGTGGCGACCATGGAACTCTACGGAGCAAAAGTCGTGCCGGTCACGAGCGGGAGCCGCACTTTGAAGGATGCCGTGAACGAAGCCATGCGCGACTGGGCCACAAACTTCGCAACAACACACTACGTGCTCGGATCCGCACTCGGACCAGCCCCGTTCCCGGATATCGTTCGCACCTTCCAGTCCATCATCGGGCAGGAAGTCAAGCGCCAAGCTGCTGAACGCAACATCGACATCGCTGCAGTTGTCGCATGCGTCGGCGGCGGAAGCAATTCCATCGGCATCTTCACGCCGTTCATCAACGATGCGAACGTGCGCCTGATTGGTGCAGAAGCGGGCGGCATCGGCCCGAACGTGGGCGAAAATGCTAGCCGCATGACAGGCAACGCCAGCCGCGAAGGCATTGTGCAGGGCTACAAAAGTCGCTTCCTCATCGACGAAGACGGGCAATCCATGCCTACCCGCTCCATCTCGGCGGGCCTCGACTACATGGGTATCGGCCCGCAGTTGGCCGCCCTCGGCGAGAGTGGTCGCGTAGAATTCACGAGCATCCTCGACAAGGAAGCCCTGGAAGCGGTGAGCTTCTTCGCGAAAAACGAAGGCATTTTGTTTGCGCTCGAAAGCGCCCACGCAGGTGCCGCCGCCATGAAGATTGCAAAAGAACTCCCGGAAGACAAGGCGCTCGTCATCAACATGAGCGGCCGCGGCGACAAGGACGTGTTCATCACGAGCCCCGTGTTCCGTCCCGAAAAGTGGAAGGAATTCCTCCGTGCCGAACTCAAGCGCCTCGAAGCCAACCAAGACATCCACGACGCGGAGACAATGCAATGTGCAGTGAGGAATGTGTAG